One Fontisphaera persica DNA window includes the following coding sequences:
- a CDS encoding DUF7402 domain-containing protein, whose product MIGNSHRLCALAAVVAVTMALPFMLLAAPAGLPENLALKARATAHSEYSPQYQARFACDGKIPPAGSQQDVNQTWCVKGQTHRQGAEFTLEWPAPVTVAEIIYYARTAWFAEEGWKDYEVWVEGAAQPMHRGRLAMGHGPQRITLPDAIQTKQLTLKFTSSYGGMNPGASEIQVFASHVPEAALGKFFPLPPGRPAMLPEEVVESPELKNKLTRGELGFERLVVIQRRELNPSHVYTYHVEDFGAGGGLYLFTPATGGLRCLVESPQGQILDCDVSYDGRKILFSWRREQAAGYQVFVIQADGTGLRQLTEGPHHNYNACWLPDGGIAFLSTRASRFAYCWVSPVGILYRMEADGSQVRRLSANIVNDFTPSVMEDGRVIYSRWEYVDKPAIPIQSLWTIHPDGTGLAGFFGNRVLSPATFMEARSIPGTTRVLCTLTSHNGPARGAVGIINPALGNNAQAAIENLTPEVDIGRVDRGDGNHIRGPYENPFPLDDRYFLVSKRGTILLRDYAGTQQAVVLPPRGGLGFYSPMPLRPRPRPPVLMPLGEVRVTSEEYEALEWATVVLQNVHRGLEPHVRPGEVTEICVVEEVHKPVRTDVAHRAFGFQFPVISCGATYAAKRVWGFASVSPDGSACFQVPARRPIYFMALDAQGRAVQRMRTFTHLMPGEIQGCVGCHEPRQQTTLAVHQPLRFAAPQPLRPPEWGQGVGFDYSTIVQPVLDRYCVACHSGNQPAGNLDLCGDKTDFFNVSYEVLARGRKRAGEAEWDNPYTSWIPTYNGMEQNILQITPKQWGSPASKLTGLLLSGHPSTNGQRRFTMDADSLRRIFMWMDLNVPYYGTSETAYPEKKGCRQIYPPDLDKTLAEVAARRCATCHEGGRIPRQFWTRLQNPQRNPFLLAPLSADAGGWGKCGPGVFADTNDPDYQAILRTFDPVLELLQKRPRMDMPGARPAEVDRSCLGSVQ is encoded by the coding sequence ATGATTGGTAATTCCCATCGTTTGTGCGCCCTTGCCGCAGTGGTGGCAGTGACGATGGCCTTGCCCTTCATGCTGCTGGCAGCGCCGGCTGGCCTGCCGGAAAACCTCGCCCTCAAGGCCAGGGCCACCGCCCATTCCGAATACAGCCCGCAGTACCAGGCCCGCTTCGCCTGCGACGGCAAAATCCCGCCCGCTGGTTCACAGCAGGACGTCAACCAGACTTGGTGTGTGAAGGGTCAGACACACCGTCAGGGCGCGGAATTTACGCTGGAATGGCCGGCGCCGGTGACCGTGGCAGAAATCATTTATTATGCCCGCACCGCCTGGTTTGCCGAGGAGGGCTGGAAGGATTATGAGGTTTGGGTGGAAGGGGCGGCCCAGCCCATGCACCGGGGCCGTCTGGCCATGGGCCACGGCCCGCAGCGCATCACGTTGCCGGACGCAATTCAAACCAAACAACTGACTCTTAAATTCACCAGCTCTTACGGCGGCATGAATCCTGGCGCCTCGGAAATCCAGGTCTTTGCCAGCCATGTGCCGGAGGCCGCCCTGGGCAAGTTTTTTCCGCTGCCGCCGGGGCGTCCGGCAATGCTGCCCGAAGAGGTCGTGGAGTCGCCAGAGCTCAAAAACAAACTGACCCGCGGTGAGCTGGGCTTTGAGCGGCTGGTGGTCATTCAGCGCCGTGAGCTGAATCCCAGCCACGTTTACACCTACCATGTGGAGGACTTTGGCGCGGGCGGTGGGTTGTACCTTTTCACGCCTGCCACCGGCGGACTGCGTTGTCTGGTCGAGTCGCCCCAGGGGCAAATCCTGGATTGCGACGTGTCGTATGATGGCCGGAAAATACTCTTTAGTTGGCGGCGGGAACAGGCGGCCGGATATCAGGTGTTTGTCATCCAGGCCGACGGCACCGGTCTGCGGCAATTAACCGAGGGCCCGCACCACAATTACAATGCCTGCTGGTTGCCGGATGGGGGCATCGCCTTTCTTTCCACGCGCGCCTCGCGCTTTGCTTATTGCTGGGTGTCGCCCGTGGGCATTTTGTACCGCATGGAGGCTGACGGCAGCCAGGTGCGGCGGCTTTCGGCAAACATTGTCAACGATTTCACGCCCAGTGTCATGGAGGACGGGCGCGTGATTTATTCACGCTGGGAATACGTGGATAAACCCGCCATTCCCATTCAAAGCCTCTGGACAATACACCCTGATGGCACGGGGCTGGCGGGCTTTTTTGGCAACCGCGTGCTCAGCCCGGCCACGTTCATGGAAGCGCGCAGCATTCCTGGCACCACCCGGGTGCTCTGCACCCTGACCAGCCACAATGGCCCGGCGCGCGGCGCCGTGGGCATCATCAATCCGGCTCTCGGCAACAACGCCCAGGCGGCCATTGAAAATCTCACCCCGGAGGTGGACATTGGGCGGGTGGACCGTGGCGACGGTAACCACATCCGCGGCCCCTACGAGAATCCCTTTCCCTTGGATGACCGTTATTTCCTGGTATCCAAACGGGGCACGATTTTGTTGCGGGACTATGCCGGCACCCAGCAGGCCGTGGTGCTGCCGCCGCGGGGCGGCCTGGGCTTTTACAGCCCGATGCCGTTGCGGCCACGGCCGCGGCCGCCGGTGCTCATGCCGCTGGGGGAGGTACGGGTGACTTCCGAGGAGTATGAAGCTTTGGAATGGGCTACGGTGGTGTTGCAAAATGTGCATCGCGGCTTGGAGCCGCACGTGCGTCCCGGCGAAGTCACCGAAATCTGTGTGGTCGAGGAAGTCCACAAGCCTGTGCGCACCGACGTGGCCCATCGCGCCTTTGGTTTTCAATTTCCCGTAATCTCCTGTGGTGCCACTTATGCTGCCAAGCGCGTGTGGGGGTTCGCCAGTGTCAGTCCGGACGGCTCGGCGTGTTTTCAAGTGCCCGCCCGGCGCCCCATTTATTTCATGGCACTGGATGCCCAGGGGCGCGCGGTGCAGCGCATGCGCACCTTCACCCACTTGATGCCCGGCGAGATTCAGGGGTGCGTGGGCTGCCATGAGCCGCGCCAGCAAACCACCCTGGCCGTGCATCAACCCCTTCGCTTCGCCGCCCCGCAACCGTTGCGCCCGCCGGAGTGGGGTCAGGGCGTGGGCTTTGATTACTCCACCATCGTCCAGCCGGTGCTCGACCGTTATTGCGTGGCCTGTCACAGCGGCAATCAGCCCGCCGGCAACCTGGACTTGTGCGGCGACAAGACCGACTTCTTCAATGTTTCCTACGAAGTCCTGGCCCGCGGGCGCAAACGCGCCGGCGAAGCCGAATGGGACAACCCCTACACGAGCTGGATTCCCACCTACAACGGCATGGAGCAGAACATCCTGCAAATCACCCCCAAACAGTGGGGCTCGCCCGCCAGCAAACTGACCGGGTTGCTGCTCTCCGGCCACCCCAGCACCAATGGCCAGCGCCGCTTCACCATGGATGCCGACAGCTTGCGCCGGATTTTTATGTGGATGGATTTGAACGTCCCTTATTACGGCACTTCTGAGACTGCCTACCCGGAGAAAAAAGGCTGCCGCCAAATTTATCCGCCGGACTTGGACAAGACCCTGGCCGAAGTGGCGGCCCGGCGTTGTGCCACCTGTCATGAGGGAGGCCGCATACCGCGCCAGTTCTGGACACGCCTGCAAAATCCGCAGCGCAACCCCTTCTTGCTGGCGCCGCTCTCCGCCGATGCTGGCGGCTGGGGTAAATGCGGCCCCGGAGTTTTTGCCGACACCAACGACCCCGATTACCAGGCCATCCTGCGCACCTTTGACCCGGTTTTGGAGCTGTTGCAAAAACGCCCGCGCATGGACATGCCCGGCGCGCGCCCGGCGGAGGTGGACCGCTCTTGTCTGGGGAGCGTGCAGTAG
- a CDS encoding CopG family ribbon-helix-helix protein, whose amino-acid sequence MKKVLKNYRLPVSLVEKLDRYAEALGIDRTQLIEETLEHYLDAQARKLAGERRAKLENTFQSTAARKFKRDAVKSEKSPLLCLSQMPPTRNETMLFIQK is encoded by the coding sequence ATGAAGAAGGTTCTTAAAAATTATCGTTTGCCAGTCTCCTTGGTGGAAAAGCTAGACCGCTACGCCGAAGCCTTGGGCATTGACCGCACTCAATTGATCGAGGAAACCCTGGAGCACTACCTGGATGCACAGGCCCGGAAATTGGCCGGCGAACGTCGGGCAAAACTTGAAAACACCTTCCAATCAACCGCAGCCCGTAAATTCAAGCGTGATGCTGTGAAATCGGAAAAATCACCCCTGCTCTGCCTCAGCCAAATGCCGCCAACGAGGAATGAAACCATGCTTTTTATTCAAAAATAG
- a CDS encoding Gfo/Idh/MocA family protein produces MSTSAIASLSRRRFLRQFAMAGLVAPWVTRDLLAQSASAVLRHAAVGAGGMGASDIQSLTSHPAVKLVAVADVELRRAQALQQRFPGLRVYQDWRLMLEKEQGQIDSVNVSTPDHMHAPVAMTALQMGLHVYVQKPLSHDIYESRRLTEVAREKKRVSQMGIQIHSYNEYRLAVKLVQEGVIGKIKEVHTWSNKKWGDPAPRPDRADPVPEGFDWDLWLGVCAPRPFIGNGYYHPANWRKRLDFGTGTFGDMGCHIYDPVFKALALTAPLSVRSEGPPPNAYNWANDAKILYVFPGTRFTEGKTVNVTWYDGDQRPPRDIQALLPRNLPDQGSIFIGTKGIMLLPHIAKPELYPDAAFRDFVYPKLDRVDHYHSFVDACLGRGQTSAGFDYSGPLTEAVLLGGVATRFPQTTLKWNAERLSFDLKNATALVRRAYRKGWEVKGLS; encoded by the coding sequence ATGAGCACTTCCGCTATTGCTTCATTGTCCCGCCGCCGTTTTTTACGGCAGTTTGCCATGGCCGGTCTGGTGGCGCCCTGGGTCACCCGCGATTTGCTGGCGCAATCGGCTTCCGCCGTGCTGCGTCATGCCGCGGTGGGCGCGGGCGGCATGGGCGCGTCGGACATTCAATCCCTGACTTCGCATCCCGCGGTGAAACTGGTGGCGGTGGCCGACGTCGAGCTGCGCCGCGCGCAGGCGTTGCAGCAACGTTTCCCGGGCCTCCGCGTCTATCAGGATTGGCGGCTCATGCTGGAGAAGGAACAAGGGCAGATTGACTCGGTGAACGTTTCGACTCCTGACCACATGCATGCTCCCGTGGCCATGACCGCCCTGCAAATGGGGTTGCATGTGTACGTTCAAAAACCGCTCTCGCACGACATTTACGAAAGCCGCCGCCTGACGGAAGTCGCCCGCGAGAAAAAACGCGTCAGCCAGATGGGCATCCAGATTCACTCCTACAACGAATACCGGCTGGCGGTGAAGCTGGTGCAGGAGGGCGTCATCGGCAAAATCAAGGAAGTCCACACCTGGAGCAATAAAAAATGGGGCGACCCCGCCCCGCGCCCGGACCGCGCCGACCCCGTGCCGGAGGGGTTTGACTGGGACTTGTGGCTGGGGGTTTGCGCACCCCGTCCCTTCATTGGCAACGGCTATTATCACCCCGCCAACTGGCGCAAGCGGCTGGATTTTGGCACCGGCACCTTTGGCGACATGGGCTGCCACATTTACGACCCCGTCTTCAAGGCCCTGGCCCTGACCGCCCCGCTGTCGGTGCGCTCGGAAGGACCGCCGCCCAATGCCTACAACTGGGCCAATGACGCCAAAATCCTGTATGTCTTTCCAGGCACCCGCTTCACCGAGGGTAAAACGGTGAATGTCACCTGGTACGACGGCGACCAGCGCCCGCCGCGTGACATTCAGGCCCTGCTGCCGCGCAACTTGCCGGACCAAGGCTCGATATTTATCGGGACCAAGGGCATCATGCTCCTCCCCCACATCGCCAAGCCCGAGCTCTATCCCGATGCCGCCTTCCGCGACTTTGTCTATCCCAAGCTGGACCGGGTGGACCATTACCATTCGTTTGTGGACGCCTGCCTGGGACGTGGGCAGACGTCCGCCGGCTTCGATTACTCGGGGCCGTTGACAGAGGCCGTGTTGCTCGGTGGCGTGGCCACTCGTTTTCCTCAAACCACCCTGAAATGGAATGCGGAGCGGTTGTCGTTTGACCTCAAAAACGCCACCGCGCTGGTCCGGCGTGCTTATCGCAAAGGCTGGGAGGTCAAAGGGCTGAGTTAA
- a CDS encoding ATP-dependent helicase has translation MVDLNSLNPEQRRAVETTEGPVLILAGAGTGKTRVITYRLAHLIARGVPPGQILAVTFTNKAAREMKERVAQLVPRPRVAPGQPKPESPTICTFHALGARLLRQYIDRLGYKPNFVIYSESERLSAVRRILSHFNVRGVSLDAADVAAAISRIKNGFDGREDTLHEIARHLLPRYESALRACNAVDFDDLLGLTLTLLRKDKEVLAQCRQRFRYIMVDEYQDTNAAQFEILRLLAAHHQNLCVVGDDDQSIYGWRGAEIANLLDMEKYFPRVKVIKLEQNYRSTNVILEAANAVITHNSRRRPKKLWSRNGQGSPIVLHTFANEEEEARGIVEQIEINRKFKRIPWQQQAILFRTNHQARALETALRAARVRYHLVGGQSYFDRREIKDFLAYLRTFHHPHDDISLLRIANVPARGLSEATMERLLALSHARHCSVFTAMRHTDVQEALPARAREAVRGFLHLVETHHHTLAQPVPGFSLRRWAEHWLDQVGYWEEIRASEKTPEAAENRIRILKDLVSTLDHEDYAGATPGERLNRFLEEITLDADRDEEEELEGDQVTLITLHSCKGLEFPHVFLVGLEEGLLPHTRSKEEGTVDEERRLFYVGITRARQTLTLSHCLARKKYGAPTPAHPSRFLLELPAHLIERAEERRKQPVSVEEGSRILAELKASLRSKA, from the coding sequence ATGGTGGATTTGAACAGTTTGAATCCAGAACAACGCCGGGCGGTGGAGACCACCGAAGGGCCGGTGTTGATACTGGCGGGGGCCGGTACGGGCAAGACGCGGGTCATCACCTACCGGCTGGCGCACCTGATTGCCCGGGGCGTCCCGCCGGGGCAGATTTTGGCGGTGACCTTCACCAACAAGGCGGCGCGCGAAATGAAAGAACGCGTGGCGCAGTTGGTGCCCCGGCCCCGCGTGGCGCCCGGCCAGCCCAAACCAGAGTCGCCCACCATCTGCACTTTTCACGCGCTGGGGGCGCGCCTGCTCCGCCAATACATTGACCGCTTGGGTTACAAGCCCAACTTTGTCATTTACAGCGAGTCGGAGCGCCTGAGCGCGGTGCGCCGCATTCTTTCGCATTTCAATGTGCGCGGGGTTTCGTTGGACGCGGCTGACGTCGCGGCGGCAATCAGCCGGATTAAAAACGGTTTTGATGGCCGGGAGGATACGCTGCATGAAATCGCCCGCCATTTGCTGCCCAGGTATGAGTCCGCGCTCCGCGCCTGCAATGCGGTGGATTTTGATGATTTGCTGGGATTGACGCTTACCTTGTTACGAAAGGACAAGGAAGTATTGGCCCAGTGCCGCCAGCGCTTTCGCTACATCATGGTGGATGAATACCAAGATACCAACGCCGCCCAGTTCGAGATTTTGCGGCTCCTGGCCGCCCACCACCAAAACCTGTGCGTGGTGGGCGATGACGACCAGAGCATCTACGGCTGGCGCGGCGCGGAAATCGCCAACCTGCTCGACATGGAAAAGTATTTTCCCCGGGTCAAGGTCATCAAGCTGGAGCAAAACTACCGCTCCACCAATGTCATCCTGGAGGCGGCCAATGCGGTGATCACCCACAACTCCCGCCGCCGGCCCAAGAAATTGTGGAGCCGCAACGGGCAGGGCAGCCCCATCGTGCTCCACACCTTTGCAAACGAGGAGGAAGAAGCCCGCGGCATCGTCGAGCAGATTGAAATCAACCGCAAATTCAAACGCATCCCCTGGCAGCAGCAGGCCATTCTGTTTCGCACCAATCACCAGGCGCGCGCGCTGGAAACGGCGTTGCGGGCGGCGCGCGTCCGCTACCACCTGGTGGGCGGCCAGAGTTATTTTGACCGGCGCGAAATCAAGGATTTTCTGGCCTACCTGCGCACTTTCCACCATCCGCACGATGACATCAGCCTGCTGCGCATTGCCAATGTGCCGGCGCGCGGCTTGAGCGAGGCCACCATGGAGCGGCTTCTGGCCCTGAGCCATGCGCGGCATTGCTCGGTGTTCACCGCCATGCGGCACACCGATGTGCAGGAAGCCCTGCCGGCCCGCGCGCGCGAGGCCGTGCGCGGTTTTTTGCATCTGGTGGAAACGCATCACCACACGCTCGCCCAGCCGGTGCCCGGTTTTTCCCTGCGGCGCTGGGCCGAGCACTGGCTGGACCAGGTGGGTTATTGGGAGGAAATCCGCGCGAGCGAAAAAACGCCGGAAGCGGCGGAAAACCGCATCCGCATCCTCAAAGATTTGGTGAGCACCCTGGACCACGAGGACTACGCCGGCGCCACGCCCGGCGAGCGCCTGAACCGGTTTCTGGAGGAAATCACTTTGGACGCCGACCGGGACGAGGAAGAGGAACTGGAGGGGGACCAGGTGACGCTGATTACCCTGCATAGCTGCAAGGGCTTGGAATTCCCCCATGTGTTTTTGGTGGGGTTGGAGGAGGGACTGCTGCCGCACACCCGCTCCAAGGAGGAGGGAACGGTGGACGAGGAGCGCCGCCTGTTCTACGTTGGCATCACCCGTGCCCGCCAAACTCTGACGTTGAGCCACTGCCTGGCCCGGAAAAAGTACGGTGCTCCCACCCCGGCGCATCCTTCGCGGTTTTTGTTGGAGCTGCCCGCCCATCTCATCGAACGGGCGGAAGAACGCCGGAAGCAGCCGGTCAGTGTGGAGGAGGGCAGCCGTATTTTGGCGGAATTGAAAGCCTCCTTGCGCTCCAAAGCCTGA
- a CDS encoding 3-keto-disaccharide hydrolase, with product MRLLLRAVLAGWLSCSLFQALAAAPPPGFVALYNGRDLSGWWGTGDTDPRTYIFLSPAEYAKRREASLPNIQRHWQAAGEELVNDGQGLFLTTEKFFRDIELLIDYKTVPRADSGIYLKGTPQIQIWDYTDTNKFRLGAHKGSGGLWNNSPGAPGKDPLVLADKPFGEWNHFRILQLGTRTTVYLNDQLVVDNAIMENYFDRTRKMPLPPFGPIQLQTHGGEIRWRHIFVREIPAEEANRRLRGQDEGFTPLFNGRDFTGWQGPLDNYEIKDGAIVCKPGKGGTIYTKEEYGDFVVRLEFKLPPGGNNGLAIRYPGQGDTAYVGMCELQVLDDNYEQVKNTKIDPRQAHGSAYGMVAAYRGYQRPVGEWNYQEVTVVGSKIKVELNGTIILDCDLSKVTEFMGNTPHPGKDRTRGYFGFAGHNDPVMFRNIAIKKL from the coding sequence ATGCGTTTGCTGTTGCGGGCCGTCCTTGCCGGCTGGCTGTCCTGCAGTCTTTTCCAAGCCCTGGCCGCCGCGCCACCGCCCGGCTTTGTGGCCTTGTACAATGGCCGCGATTTGTCCGGCTGGTGGGGCACGGGCGACACGGACCCGCGCACCTACATTTTTTTGAGTCCGGCGGAATACGCCAAGCGCCGCGAGGCCAGCCTGCCCAACATCCAGCGCCATTGGCAGGCCGCGGGCGAGGAATTGGTGAATGATGGGCAGGGTTTGTTTCTGACCACCGAAAAATTTTTCCGCGATATTGAGCTGTTGATTGACTACAAGACCGTGCCGCGGGCCGACAGCGGCATATACCTCAAAGGCACGCCCCAGATTCAAATCTGGGATTACACTGACACCAATAAATTCAGGCTGGGCGCCCACAAAGGCTCGGGAGGCTTGTGGAACAACAGCCCTGGCGCACCAGGCAAGGACCCACTGGTGCTGGCCGACAAGCCTTTCGGCGAATGGAATCATTTTCGCATTCTCCAGCTCGGCACGCGCACCACGGTTTATTTGAACGACCAACTGGTGGTGGACAATGCCATCATGGAGAATTATTTCGACCGCACCCGCAAAATGCCGCTGCCGCCCTTCGGGCCCATTCAATTGCAAACGCACGGCGGCGAAATCCGCTGGCGCCATATTTTTGTGCGCGAAATCCCGGCCGAGGAAGCCAACCGCCGCCTGCGCGGACAGGACGAAGGATTTACCCCCCTGTTCAATGGCCGCGACTTCACCGGCTGGCAGGGGCCGCTGGATAATTATGAAATCAAGGACGGGGCCATTGTCTGCAAGCCGGGCAAGGGCGGCACGATTTACACCAAAGAGGAATACGGTGATTTTGTGGTGCGGCTGGAGTTCAAGCTGCCGCCGGGCGGCAACAACGGCCTGGCCATCCGCTACCCCGGCCAGGGGGATACGGCCTACGTGGGCATGTGCGAGCTGCAAGTTTTGGATGACAATTATGAGCAGGTGAAAAACACCAAGATTGACCCGCGCCAGGCCCATGGCTCGGCCTATGGCATGGTGGCCGCCTACCGGGGCTATCAGCGGCCGGTGGGTGAATGGAATTATCAGGAAGTCACCGTGGTAGGCTCCAAAATCAAGGTGGAATTGAACGGCACCATCATTCTGGACTGCGATTTGAGCAAGGTCACCGAATTCATGGGCAACACCCCACACCCGGGCAAGGACCGCACGCGTGGTTACTTTGGCTTTGCCGGGCATAATGACCCGGTCATGTTCCGCAACATCGCCATTAAAAAGCTCTAG
- a CDS encoding response regulator, whose amino-acid sequence MKTRVLLVDDEESFTRLLKLNLERTGQYEVRVENWGGAAVEAARQFKPDVVLLDVIMPQMFGGDVANQFKADPELKDYPIVFLSASVKPSRVAEHDGVIGGYPFIAKPASLEAVIAGIEKYARKRKPEEK is encoded by the coding sequence ATGAAGACCCGGGTGCTGCTGGTGGATGACGAAGAAAGCTTCACGCGGCTGTTGAAGCTCAATCTCGAACGCACCGGGCAGTATGAGGTGCGCGTGGAAAACTGGGGTGGCGCAGCCGTGGAAGCCGCCCGCCAATTCAAACCTGACGTCGTTCTGCTCGACGTCATCATGCCCCAGATGTTTGGCGGAGACGTGGCCAACCAATTCAAGGCGGACCCGGAGCTGAAGGATTACCCCATCGTTTTCCTGAGCGCGTCCGTCAAACCCTCCCGCGTGGCCGAGCATGACGGCGTCATTGGCGGCTATCCTTTCATCGCCAAGCCTGCCAGTCTGGAAGCGGTGATTGCCGGCATCGAAAAATACGCCCGCAAACGCAAGCCGGAGGAGAAATAA
- the lipA gene encoding lipoyl synthase: MSTTMESSTSRRRLPEWLRLRLPQTAAFAHTRNLLQDQRLHTVCESARCPNHWECWSKGTATFMIGGDRCTRACKFCAVTTAKPLPLEPTEPQRVAEAARRMGLRHVVITGVARDDLPDGGAEHFRRTIEAVRALNPGVVIEVLTPDFQDQDAALRCVLAGRPEIFNHNLETVRRLTPTVRHRATYERSLSVLRKVKTWAGETLYTKSGLMLGLGETEEELREALQDLRAAGCDLLTLGQYLQPTPEHLPVVEYVSPERFAAYGRLAREMGFVHVSSAPLVRSSYHADDFHPDRTRNA, from the coding sequence ATGAGCACGACAATGGAGTCCTCCACCAGCCGCCGGCGGTTGCCGGAGTGGCTGCGCTTGCGGTTGCCGCAGACGGCGGCGTTTGCGCATACGCGTAATTTGTTGCAAGACCAGCGCCTGCATACGGTGTGCGAAAGTGCGCGCTGCCCCAATCACTGGGAATGTTGGAGCAAGGGCACGGCCACGTTCATGATTGGGGGCGACCGCTGCACGCGGGCGTGCAAGTTTTGCGCGGTCACCACCGCCAAGCCGCTGCCCTTGGAGCCTACGGAGCCACAGCGCGTGGCGGAGGCGGCCCGTCGGATGGGGCTGCGCCACGTGGTCATCACCGGCGTGGCGCGGGATGATTTACCCGACGGCGGCGCGGAGCATTTCCGCCGCACAATTGAAGCGGTGCGCGCGCTGAATCCGGGGGTGGTTATTGAGGTGTTGACGCCGGATTTCCAAGACCAGGACGCAGCGCTGCGCTGCGTGCTGGCGGGGCGGCCGGAGATTTTCAATCACAACCTTGAAACGGTGCGCCGGTTGACGCCCACCGTGCGGCATCGGGCGACGTATGAGCGCTCACTCAGCGTGCTGCGCAAGGTCAAAACGTGGGCGGGCGAGACGCTCTACACCAAATCGGGCCTGATGCTGGGTTTGGGGGAAACGGAGGAGGAACTACGGGAAGCGTTGCAGGATTTGCGGGCCGCCGGCTGTGACCTGCTGACCCTCGGCCAATATCTGCAACCCACGCCGGAGCATTTGCCGGTGGTGGAATATGTGTCTCCGGAACGCTTTGCGGCGTATGGACGCCTGGCGCGGGAAATGGGTTTTGTGCACGTCTCCAGCGCCCCGCTGGTGCGCAGCTCCTATCACGCCGATGACTTTCACCCGGACCGCACCCGGAATGCATAA
- a CDS encoding DUF554 family protein codes for MIGTALNVAAIVAGGLAGSSPRWRLSQGREQQIKTFLGVAALVLGGKLFWAGTQGPLGAALKVWGLVLLSLMLGKVAGRLLGLQNASNRLGQYALQRLQAPAKAAHRWDHALLVGAALFCAAPLAFIGSLQDGLHNFWYLLAVKAVMDGLAAQAFVPLLGRGILLAALPVAAWQGVLTLGARALVEAGWLSTFAPATAALHLVCGFLAISVAVVIFEVRKIELANYLPALVIAPLLARWLV; via the coding sequence ATGATCGGCACCGCGTTGAATGTGGCGGCGATTGTGGCCGGGGGGCTGGCCGGCAGCAGCCCACGGTGGCGCTTGAGCCAGGGGCGCGAGCAGCAAATCAAGACTTTTCTCGGCGTGGCGGCTCTGGTGCTGGGGGGAAAACTTTTTTGGGCGGGCACACAAGGGCCGCTTGGCGCCGCCCTCAAGGTGTGGGGGCTGGTGTTGTTGTCTTTGATGCTGGGCAAGGTTGCCGGCCGACTGCTGGGTCTGCAAAACGCCAGCAACCGCCTGGGCCAATATGCCCTGCAGCGATTGCAGGCGCCGGCCAAGGCAGCCCACCGCTGGGATCATGCGCTGCTGGTGGGCGCGGCCTTGTTTTGTGCCGCGCCGCTGGCCTTCATCGGCAGCCTGCAGGACGGCCTGCATAATTTCTGGTATCTACTAGCGGTCAAGGCGGTGATGGACGGCCTGGCGGCGCAGGCCTTTGTGCCGCTGTTGGGCCGCGGGATTTTGCTGGCAGCGCTGCCGGTGGCGGCCTGGCAGGGGGTGTTGACCCTGGGCGCGCGCGCCCTGGTGGAAGCAGGCTGGCTTTCCACTTTTGCCCCGGCCACGGCGGCCTTGCATCTGGTGTGCGGTTTTTTGGCGATTAGTGTGGCGGTGGTGATTTTTGAAGTGCGTAAAATTGAGCTGGCTAACTACCTGCCGGCGCTGGTCATCGCGCCGTTGCTGGCACGCTGGCTGGTCTGA